Proteins encoded by one window of Streptomyces sp. LX-29:
- the thrC gene encoding threonine synthase, translating to MNAIADHSPVSGARWQGWRGIIEEYRDRLPVDENTPVVTLREGGTPLVPAQVLSERTGCEVHLKVEGANPTGSFKDRGMTMAITKAKEAGAQAVICASTGNTSASAAAYAVRAGMVCAVLVPQGKIALGKMGQALVHGARILQVDGNFDDCLTLARGLSENYPVALVNSVNPARIEGQKTASFEIVDMLGDAPDIHVLPVGNAGNITAYWKGYQEYAGDGIASHTPRMWGFQASGAAPLVRGQAVKDPHTIATAIRIGNPASWAQAERARDESGGFIDEVTDRQILAAYRLLAAQEGVFVEPASAASVAGLLKAAEEGKVDPGQRIVCTVTGNGLKDPDWAVAGAPQAVPVPVDAAAAAERLGLA from the coding sequence ATGAACGCTATTGCAGATCACTCGCCGGTGAGCGGCGCCCGCTGGCAGGGCTGGCGGGGCATCATCGAGGAGTACCGCGACCGCCTCCCGGTCGACGAGAACACCCCGGTCGTCACGCTCCGCGAGGGTGGCACGCCGTTGGTGCCGGCCCAGGTGCTCTCCGAGCGCACCGGCTGTGAGGTCCATCTGAAGGTCGAGGGCGCCAACCCGACCGGTTCCTTCAAGGACCGCGGTATGACCATGGCCATCACCAAGGCCAAGGAGGCCGGCGCGCAGGCCGTCATCTGCGCCTCCACCGGCAACACCTCCGCCTCCGCGGCCGCCTACGCCGTACGGGCCGGCATGGTGTGCGCCGTCCTGGTCCCGCAGGGCAAGATCGCGCTCGGCAAGATGGGGCAGGCGCTGGTGCACGGCGCCCGCATCCTCCAGGTCGACGGCAACTTCGACGACTGCCTCACGCTCGCCCGCGGGCTGTCCGAGAACTACCCGGTGGCGCTGGTCAACTCCGTCAACCCGGCGCGCATCGAGGGGCAGAAGACCGCCTCCTTCGAGATCGTCGACATGCTGGGCGACGCGCCCGACATCCACGTGCTGCCGGTCGGCAACGCCGGCAACATCACGGCCTACTGGAAGGGCTACCAGGAGTACGCCGGGGACGGCATCGCCTCCCACACCCCCCGCATGTGGGGCTTCCAGGCGTCCGGCGCCGCGCCCCTGGTGCGCGGCCAGGCGGTCAAGGACCCGCACACCATCGCCACCGCGATCCGCATCGGCAACCCGGCCTCCTGGGCCCAGGCCGAGCGGGCCCGTGACGAGTCTGGTGGCTTCATCGACGAGGTGACCGACCGTCAAATCCTCGCCGCCTACCGGCTGCTCGCCGCCCAGGAGGGCGTCTTCGTCGAGCCCGCCTCCGCGGCGAGCGTGGCGGGGCTGCTGAAGGCGGCCGAGGAGGGCAAGGTCGACCCGGGGCAGCGCATCGTCTGCACCGTGACGGGGAATGGTCTCAAGGACCCGGACTGGGCGGTGGCGGGTGCTCCGCAGGCGGTTCCGGTGCCGGTGGACGCGGCCGCGGCCGCCGAGCGCCTCGGCCTCGCCTAG
- the nrtL gene encoding ArgS-related anticodon-binding protein NrtL — MTPAQLSRIVLRTVRRAVEADELRVAVPERVVVQSPPRPGCGDYATNVALRLAGGARGDGLAPRAVAEVLRRRLVREPGIRGVDIAGPGFLNITLSGDSHARLVELIREQGADYGRNQGLDGHRLRITHDGRARATVVGEAVCRLALASGARVDDPAEDGGGDIVMCDAVMGDVGVDSSAVGESAAGAFAMSGSPDDPHPLRVHRVHVRDVESPLHQLLPLLGEDALRWALLRPAPHDLPDLDPARLLAQRESNPLFRVRYAHSRTRALLRNGRDLGVEPLAGDYEHPAETGLAQALADFPRIVEAAARDREPDRVARYLEAVADACFRCHDACPALPCGEQKPLAVHRSRLALADAAGTVLANGLHLLGISAPAHL, encoded by the coding sequence GTGACCCCCGCCCAGCTCTCCCGCATCGTGTTGCGCACAGTGCGTCGCGCCGTCGAGGCCGACGAGCTGCGGGTGGCGGTGCCGGAGCGGGTCGTCGTGCAGAGCCCGCCGCGGCCCGGGTGTGGGGACTACGCGACGAACGTGGCCCTCCGGCTCGCCGGCGGCGCCCGGGGCGATGGGCTCGCCCCCCGCGCCGTGGCCGAGGTGCTGCGGCGGCGGCTCGTACGGGAACCCGGTATCCGCGGCGTCGACATCGCCGGGCCGGGCTTCCTCAACATCACCCTCTCCGGGGACTCTCACGCCCGCCTCGTCGAGCTGATCCGAGAGCAGGGCGCCGACTACGGGCGTAACCAGGGGCTCGACGGCCACCGGCTGAGGATCACGCACGACGGGCGAGCCCGGGCCACCGTCGTCGGTGAGGCCGTGTGCCGGCTCGCCCTCGCCTCCGGCGCGCGCGTCGATGACCCGGCCGAGGATGGCGGGGGCGACATCGTCATGTGCGACGCGGTCATGGGCGACGTGGGCGTCGACAGCAGCGCGGTTGGTGAAAGCGCCGCTGGCGCCTTCGCCATGAGCGGCTCCCCCGACGACCCTCACCCGCTCCGCGTCCACCGCGTCCACGTCCGTGACGTCGAGTCCCCCCTCCACCAGCTCCTCCCCCTCCTCGGCGAGGACGCGCTGCGCTGGGCCCTGCTGCGGCCCGCCCCGCACGACCTTCCCGATCTCGACCCCGCCCGCCTCCTCGCCCAGCGTGAGAGCAACCCGCTCTTCCGGGTCCGGTACGCCCACTCCCGTACCCGTGCCCTGCTCCGGAACGGGCGCGACCTGGGGGTCGAGCCCCTCGCGGGGGACTACGAGCACCCCGCCGAGACCGGTCTCGCGCAGGCGCTCGCGGACTTTCCCCGCATCGTCGAGGCCGCCGCCCGGGATCGGGAGCCCGATCGGGTCGCGCGGTACCTCGAAGCCGTGGCCGACGCCTGTTTCCGCTGTCACGACGCGTGTCCCGCGCTGCCGTGCGGCGAGCAGAAACCCTTGGCCGTGCACCGCTCCCGGCTGGCGCTCGCCGACGCGGCCGGGACGGTGCTCGCCAACGGCCTGCACCTGCTCGGCATCAGCGCACCCGCACATCTCTGA
- the thrB gene encoding homoserine kinase, translating into MAGPAFRAAAVRVRVPASSANLGPGFDALGLALGLYDDVVVRVADSGLHIDIAGEGADSLPRDEDHLLVRSLRTAFDLLGGQPRGLEVVCANRIPHGRGLGSSSAAICAGIVAARAVTIGGAEKLDDAALLELATEIEGHPDNVAACLLGGFTLAWTDAGAARAIRMDPADSIVPVVFVPSRPVLTETARGLLPRTVPHVDAAVNAGRSALLVEALTRRPELLLAATEDRLHQEYRAPAMPESMALVNRLRADGVAAVISGAGPTVLALVEDGAADKVARLAGEGWAANRLALDAQGASVLPLT; encoded by the coding sequence ATGGCCGGTCCAGCGTTCCGCGCCGCCGCTGTCCGAGTGCGCGTCCCCGCCTCCAGCGCCAACCTCGGCCCCGGCTTCGACGCCCTCGGCCTGGCCCTGGGGCTCTACGACGACGTCGTCGTCCGGGTCGCCGACTCCGGGCTGCATATCGACATCGCCGGTGAGGGCGCGGACAGCCTGCCGCGCGACGAGGACCACCTGCTCGTACGGTCCCTGCGCACCGCCTTCGACCTGCTCGGCGGGCAGCCGCGAGGGCTGGAAGTGGTGTGCGCGAACCGCATTCCGCACGGCCGGGGGCTCGGCTCCTCCTCGGCCGCCATCTGCGCGGGGATCGTCGCGGCCCGCGCGGTGACGATAGGTGGCGCCGAGAAGCTGGACGACGCGGCGCTGCTGGAGCTGGCCACCGAGATCGAGGGCCACCCGGACAACGTCGCCGCCTGTCTGCTCGGCGGCTTCACCCTGGCCTGGACGGATGCCGGAGCCGCCCGGGCGATCCGGATGGATCCGGCGGATTCCATCGTTCCGGTGGTCTTCGTGCCCAGCAGGCCGGTGCTGACCGAGACCGCGCGCGGACTGCTGCCGCGCACGGTCCCGCATGTGGACGCGGCCGTCAACGCGGGCCGCTCCGCCCTGCTCGTGGAGGCCCTGACCAGGCGCCCCGAGCTGCTGCTGGCCGCCACCGAGGACCGGCTGCACCAGGAGTACCGTGCTCCCGCGATGCCGGAGAGCATGGCGCTGGTCAACCGGTTGCGCGCGGACGGCGTCGCGGCGGTGATCTCCGGCGCGGGGCCCACGGTCCTCGCGCTGGTCGAGGACGGTGCGGCCGACAAGGTCGCACGATTGGCGGGCGAGGGGTGGGCGGCCAACCGGCTGGCTCTCGACGCCCAGGGAGCGAGTGTCCTGCCGCTGACCTGA
- the lysA gene encoding diaminopimelate decarboxylase, whose amino-acid sequence MSRSAHPAGPRHADVLPEGHYFAPPADLNVLEPRVWSRTVDRNEDGVATVAGLDVTRLAEEFGTPAYILDEEDFRARCRSWREAFGEAADVFYAGKAFLSRAIVRWLHEEGLNLDVCSAGELSTALAAGMPAERIALHGNNKTEAEIRYAVEAGVGRIVLDSFQEIVRVAHIAERLGRRQRVQIRVTVGVEAHTHEFIATAHEDQKFGIALANGQAAEAVRRALKLDGLELVGIHSHIGSQIFDTSGFEVAAHRVVGLLKQVRDEHGVELPEIDLGGGLGIAYTPDDDPSEPHEIARALREIVERECRTAGLAVPRLSVEPGRAIVGPTTFTLYEVGTVKELPGLRTYVSVDGGMSDNIRTALYDADYSVALVSRTSTAEPLLVRVVGKHCESGDIVVRDAFLPADIAPGDLIAVPATGAYCRSMASNYNHALRPPVVAVRDGAARVIVRRETEEDLLRLDVG is encoded by the coding sequence ATGAGTCGTTCCGCTCACCCCGCAGGACCCCGCCACGCCGACGTGCTGCCCGAGGGCCACTACTTCGCACCGCCCGCCGATCTGAACGTCCTGGAACCCCGGGTCTGGTCCCGTACGGTCGACCGGAACGAGGACGGCGTCGCCACCGTCGCCGGGCTGGACGTGACCCGGCTCGCCGAGGAGTTCGGCACGCCGGCGTACATCCTGGACGAGGAGGACTTCCGGGCTCGGTGCCGCAGCTGGCGGGAGGCGTTCGGCGAGGCCGCCGACGTCTTCTACGCCGGCAAGGCGTTCCTCTCCCGCGCCATCGTGCGATGGCTGCACGAGGAGGGGCTCAACCTCGACGTCTGCTCGGCCGGCGAGCTCTCCACCGCGCTGGCGGCCGGGATGCCGGCCGAGCGGATCGCCCTGCACGGCAACAACAAGACCGAGGCCGAGATCCGGTACGCCGTCGAGGCCGGCGTCGGGCGCATCGTGCTCGACTCCTTCCAGGAGATCGTCCGGGTCGCCCACATCGCCGAGCGGCTCGGCAGGCGTCAGCGGGTCCAGATCCGCGTCACCGTCGGCGTCGAGGCGCACACCCACGAGTTCATCGCCACGGCCCACGAGGACCAGAAGTTCGGCATCGCGCTGGCCAACGGGCAGGCCGCCGAGGCCGTCCGGCGGGCGCTGAAGCTCGACGGGCTGGAGCTGGTGGGCATCCACTCGCACATCGGTTCGCAGATCTTCGACACCTCCGGTTTCGAGGTCGCCGCGCACCGCGTCGTCGGGCTGCTGAAGCAGGTGCGCGACGAGCACGGCGTCGAACTGCCCGAGATCGACCTGGGCGGCGGACTCGGCATCGCGTACACGCCGGACGACGACCCCAGCGAGCCGCACGAGATCGCCCGCGCGCTGCGCGAGATCGTGGAGCGCGAGTGCCGGACCGCCGGGCTGGCGGTGCCCCGGCTCTCCGTGGAACCGGGCCGAGCCATCGTCGGGCCGACCACGTTCACGCTGTACGAGGTGGGCACGGTCAAGGAGCTGCCGGGGCTGCGGACGTATGTGAGCGTGGACGGCGGGATGTCGGACAACATCCGCACCGCGCTCTACGACGCCGACTACTCGGTCGCGCTGGTCTCCCGCACCTCCACCGCCGAACCCCTGCTCGTCCGCGTCGTCGGCAAGCACTGCGAGTCCGGGGACATCGTGGTGCGCGACGCCTTCCTGCCCGCCGACATCGCGCCCGGCGACCTGATCGCCGTGCCCGCCACCGGCGCCTACTGCCGCTCCATGGCCAGCAACTACAACCACGCGCTGCGCCCGCCCGTCGTCGCGGTGCGGGACGGCGCGGCCCGGGTCATCGTCCGGCGGGAGACTGAGGAGGACCTGCTGCGCCTCGATGTGGGGTGA
- a CDS encoding response regulator — protein sequence MGKTRTRSRWRAYSSNVPGLTGRVLVVDDNKVIRQLIRVNLELEGFEVVTAVDGAECLEIVHQVRPDVITLDVVMPRLGGVRTAALLRADARTCHVPVALVSACTQLEVEEGLAAGVDAFLAKPFEPSELVRLVRQLLRKREGEGVSGAAAPGDAEPVGPSAG from the coding sequence GTGGGGAAAACCCGGACGCGGTCGCGGTGGCGCGCCTACTCTTCGAATGTGCCTGGCTTGACCGGCCGGGTCCTTGTTGTCGATGACAACAAGGTCATCCGGCAGCTGATCAGGGTCAATCTCGAGCTTGAGGGCTTCGAGGTCGTGACCGCGGTCGATGGTGCCGAGTGTCTGGAGATCGTGCACCAGGTGCGGCCCGATGTGATCACTCTCGATGTCGTGATGCCGCGGCTCGGGGGAGTGCGGACGGCGGCGCTGCTGCGCGCCGACGCGCGTACGTGCCATGTACCGGTGGCGCTCGTCAGCGCGTGTACGCAGCTGGAGGTCGAGGAGGGCCTCGCGGCCGGGGTGGACGCGTTTCTGGCGAAGCCGTTCGAGCCCTCGGAGCTGGTGCGGCTGGTTCGGCAGCTGTTGCGGAAGAGGGAAGGGGAGGGGGTGTCAGGGGCGGCGGCCCCTGGCGATGCGGAGCCCGTCGGGCCCAGTGCCGGGTGA
- a CDS encoding aminoglycoside phosphotransferase family protein, with protein MISGDGGSPNGATQFTESSASAVLQEACRTAGLDPSGAELLRLGSNAVYRLASISAVVRIARDPGSLDEMTRAVRVARWLEAEDFPATRVLPRVRQPLEAGGSVVTFWESAQDDEEYARLDELADLLRRLHWLEEPESLGLPYFDPFARLDAGLRALDGVGKDDRSFLEKRAGELHKAYDGLDFVLPFGMIHGDANIGNVIRHRAGQAILIDLDGFALAPREWDLVLTAIYYERFGWHTRAEYESFVYHYGFDLMNWPGYPVLADVRELMMVVWLGHQVTTSAEAAEEFTRRVNALRTGASRRDWRPF; from the coding sequence ATGATCTCGGGTGATGGAGGGTCCCCGAACGGGGCGACGCAGTTCACAGAGAGTAGCGCGAGTGCCGTTCTCCAAGAGGCATGTCGAACGGCGGGCTTGGACCCCTCGGGCGCTGAGCTGCTCAGGCTCGGCTCCAATGCCGTCTACCGGCTCGCCTCCATCTCCGCGGTCGTCCGCATCGCCCGTGATCCCGGCAGCTTGGACGAGATGACCCGGGCCGTGCGGGTCGCTCGCTGGCTGGAGGCGGAGGACTTTCCCGCGACACGAGTGCTGCCGCGGGTGCGCCAGCCGCTGGAGGCCGGCGGCAGTGTTGTCACCTTCTGGGAGAGCGCTCAGGATGACGAGGAGTACGCGAGGCTGGATGAGCTCGCGGACCTGCTGCGGCGGCTGCACTGGCTGGAAGAGCCAGAGTCGCTGGGCCTGCCGTACTTCGATCCGTTCGCCCGGCTTGACGCCGGTCTGCGGGCGCTCGACGGGGTCGGCAAGGACGACCGGTCCTTCCTTGAGAAGCGGGCTGGTGAGCTCCACAAGGCGTACGACGGCCTGGACTTCGTGCTGCCCTTCGGCATGATCCATGGGGACGCGAACATAGGCAACGTGATCCGCCACCGCGCCGGTCAAGCGATCCTGATCGACCTGGACGGCTTCGCCCTGGCGCCGCGCGAGTGGGACCTCGTCCTCACCGCGATCTACTACGAGCGCTTCGGCTGGCACACGCGGGCCGAGTACGAGTCGTTCGTCTACCACTACGGGTTCGACCTGATGAACTGGCCGGGATACCCGGTCCTCGCCGACGTCCGCGAGCTCATGATGGTCGTGTGGCTCGGCCACCAGGTCACCACGAGTGCCGAGGCGGCCGAAGAGTTCACGCGGCGGGTGAACGCTCTCAGGACGGGCGCCAGCCGACGCGACTGGCGCCCCTTCTGA
- a CDS encoding homoserine dehydrogenase, producing the protein MMRTRPLKVALLGCGVVGSEVARIMTTHADDLTARIGAPVELAGVAVRRPNRVREGIPAELITTDATALVKRGDLDVVIEVIGGIEPARSLITTAFEHGASVVSANKALLAEDGAALHAAAVEHGRDLYYEAAVAGAIPLVRPLRESLAGDKVNRVLGIVNGTTNFILDAMDTTGAGYQEALDQATALGYAEADPTADVEGFDAAAKAAILAGIAFHTRVRLDDVHREGISEVTAADIASAKRMGCTVKLLAICERAGDGKSVTARVHPAMIPLSHPLASVREAYNAVFVEAEAAGQLMFYGPGAGGSPTASAVLGDLVAACRNKLADTTGPGESAYTRLPVSPMGDVVTRYHISLDVADKPGVLAQVATVFAEHGVSIDTVRQQGKAGEASLVVVTHRAADAALSATVEALRGLDTVRDVASMMRVEGERGE; encoded by the coding sequence ATGATGCGTACGCGTCCGCTGAAAGTGGCGCTGCTGGGCTGTGGAGTGGTCGGCTCAGAGGTGGCGCGCATCATGACGACGCACGCGGACGACCTCACGGCCCGCATCGGCGCGCCGGTCGAGCTCGCCGGAGTCGCCGTGCGCCGGCCCAACCGGGTCCGTGAGGGGATCCCGGCGGAGCTGATCACCACCGACGCCACCGCGCTGGTCAAACGCGGCGACCTCGACGTCGTCATCGAGGTGATCGGCGGCATCGAGCCCGCCCGATCGCTGATCACCACCGCCTTCGAGCACGGCGCCAGCGTCGTCTCGGCCAACAAGGCGCTGCTGGCCGAGGACGGCGCCGCGCTGCACGCGGCGGCCGTGGAGCACGGCCGGGACCTGTACTACGAGGCTGCCGTCGCCGGCGCCATCCCGCTGGTGCGGCCGCTGCGCGAGTCGCTCGCCGGCGACAAGGTCAACCGGGTGCTGGGCATCGTCAACGGCACCACCAACTTCATCCTCGACGCGATGGACACCACCGGCGCGGGCTACCAGGAGGCGCTCGACCAGGCCACCGCGCTGGGGTACGCCGAGGCCGACCCGACCGCCGACGTGGAGGGCTTCGACGCCGCCGCCAAGGCCGCCATCCTGGCCGGCATCGCCTTCCACACCCGGGTGCGCCTGGACGATGTGCACCGCGAGGGCATCTCCGAGGTGACCGCGGCCGACATCGCCTCCGCCAAGCGCATGGGCTGCACCGTCAAGCTGCTCGCCATCTGTGAGCGGGCCGGGGACGGCAAGTCCGTCACCGCCCGGGTGCACCCCGCCATGATCCCGCTGTCGCACCCGCTGGCCTCGGTCCGCGAGGCGTACAACGCCGTCTTCGTCGAGGCCGAGGCCGCCGGCCAGCTGATGTTCTACGGTCCGGGCGCGGGTGGCTCGCCGACCGCCTCGGCCGTCCTCGGCGACCTGGTCGCGGCCTGCCGCAACAAGCTGGCGGACACCACCGGGCCGGGCGAGTCCGCCTACACCCGGCTGCCGGTGAGCCCGATGGGCGACGTGGTCACGCGCTACCACATCAGCCTGGACGTGGCCGACAAGCCGGGTGTGCTGGCGCAGGTCGCCACCGTCTTCGCCGAGCACGGCGTGTCCATCGACACCGTCCGCCAGCAGGGCAAGGCCGGCGAGGCCTCGCTGGTCGTCGTCACCCACCGGGCCGCCGACGCCGCGCTCTCCGCGACCGTCGAGGCGCTGCGCGGTCTGGACACCGTCCGTGACGTCGCCAGCATGATGCGCGTCGAAGGCGAGCGTGGCGAATGA
- a CDS encoding bifunctional DNA primase/polymerase, whose translation MQTVTKRGIQWLSAVAENPEVCRATWAANPRTPYSLHTGRLFDVVEMDQRIGLETFDQLDRYAMPMGPVIVDWAEKKAEFFLPARSRERFETAMKNETAEPPEYRYLDEGSVIVVPGPMPLSGDRYTWLCTPRGVPEYRPARIHALVAMFVAAAALVARADRYGEEQKRLAETTQSGRPEQDPLRA comes from the coding sequence GTGCAGACCGTGACGAAGCGGGGAATCCAGTGGCTTTCCGCCGTCGCAGAGAATCCGGAAGTGTGCCGTGCGACGTGGGCGGCGAACCCGCGTACCCCGTACTCGTTGCACACCGGCCGCCTCTTCGACGTGGTGGAGATGGACCAGCGAATCGGGTTGGAGACCTTCGATCAGCTCGATCGGTATGCGATGCCGATGGGCCCGGTCATCGTCGACTGGGCGGAGAAGAAGGCGGAGTTCTTCCTTCCGGCGAGGTCGCGGGAGCGCTTCGAGACGGCGATGAAGAACGAGACCGCGGAGCCGCCCGAGTACCGCTACCTCGATGAAGGCTCCGTCATCGTGGTGCCCGGCCCCATGCCGCTGAGCGGCGACCGCTACACCTGGCTGTGCACGCCGCGAGGGGTACCGGAGTACCGGCCGGCCCGCATCCACGCCCTGGTGGCCATGTTCGTCGCCGCGGCCGCGTTGGTGGCCCGGGCGGACCGGTACGGCGAGGAGCAGAAGCGTCTCGCCGAGACCACGCAGTCAGGGCGGCCGGAGCAGGATCCTCTCCGTGCTTGA